From the genome of Nicotiana sylvestris chromosome 2, ASM39365v2, whole genome shotgun sequence, one region includes:
- the LOC138885734 gene encoding uncharacterized protein: MTHQVSPNFHSMAPKLEDLSAFTITCTIGSAEFAKALCVLGESINLMRYLVFKTLETGKPRPTSMRLQMAYRSIKIPLRVIGDVLVRVDKFILLANFVFLDFEVDYEVPIILRRPFLATGKFGA; the protein is encoded by the coding sequence atgactcatcaagtgagtccAAATTTTCATTCAATGGCTCCCAAATTGGAAGATCTCAGTGCTTTCACAATCacttgtaccattggaagtgccgaatttgctaaagctctttgtgtTCTTGGagaaagtatcaatttgatgcgcTATTTGGTGTTCAAGACTTTGGAAACTGggaaaccaagacccacatctatgagattacaaatggcataTCGTAGCATAAAGATACCATTGAGAGTGATTGGTGATGTGttggttcgtgttgataaattcattctttTGGCGaattttgtttttcttgattttgaggttgactatgaggtgccgattattcttaggagacctttccttgctacgggaaaatttggtgcttaa